One stretch of Chloroflexota bacterium DNA includes these proteins:
- a CDS encoding DUF2961 domain-containing protein translates to MSSFNGLHMGLGNLSRLSRAVTRSISAENFTGEKGKGGMATEGTGAVAARELGQGWKVSPSINVPGNATVTLADIQGPGAIQHIWLTVHPSAWRRIVLRMYWDEEETPSVETPLGDFFCMGWCERANIASLPVAVNPAGGFNSYWEMPFRRSARITIENLTEDEIRGFYYQIDYTLTEVPEDVAYFHAQWRRSNPLPYKEVHTILDGVQGWGHYVGTYIAWGVHNNGWWGEGEVKFYIDGDGDFPTICGTGTEDYFGGAWDFEQPEGQYCEFSAPFSGLPQVIRPDGLYRSQQRFGMYRWHIMDPIRFEQDLRVTIQALGWRSPIGGQRRYLPLQDDIASVGFWYQAEPHAPFPPFPDHNFLEVI, encoded by the coding sequence ATGTCGTCATTCAACGGTTTGCACATGGGGCTGGGGAATCTCTCTCGGCTCTCGCGTGCCGTCACCCGTTCCATCAGCGCGGAGAATTTCACCGGCGAGAAGGGAAAGGGCGGGATGGCGACCGAGGGCACGGGCGCCGTCGCGGCCCGGGAGCTCGGCCAGGGGTGGAAGGTCTCCCCCTCCATCAACGTGCCTGGGAACGCCACCGTGACGCTGGCGGACATCCAGGGCCCGGGGGCGATCCAGCATATCTGGCTGACGGTGCATCCCAGCGCGTGGCGGCGGATTGTCCTGCGCATGTATTGGGACGAGGAGGAGACGCCCAGCGTGGAGACCCCCCTGGGGGACTTCTTCTGCATGGGATGGTGCGAGCGAGCCAACATCGCCTCGCTGCCTGTGGCCGTCAACCCGGCGGGCGGTTTCAACTCCTATTGGGAGATGCCGTTCCGGAGATCTGCCCGCATCACCATCGAGAACTTGACGGAGGACGAGATCCGAGGGTTCTACTATCAGATCGACTACACGTTGACCGAGGTCCCGGAGGATGTCGCCTACTTCCATGCCCAGTGGCGACGAAGCAACCCGCTGCCTTACAAGGAAGTGCATACTATCCTGGATGGCGTTCAGGGATGGGGACACTACGTGGGCACCTATATCGCCTGGGGCGTCCATAACAACGGCTGGTGGGGCGAGGGCGAGGTCAAGTTCTACATCGATGGGGATGGGGACTTCCCCACCATTTGCGGCACGGGCACGGAGGATTACTTCGGGGGGGCGTGGGACTTCGAGCAGCCGGAGGGCCAGTACTGTGAGTTCTCGGCCCCCTTCAGCGGCCTCCCGCAGGTGATCCGGCCGGATGGCCTGTATCGCAGCCAGCAGCGCTTTGGGATGTATCGATGGCACATCATGGATCCCATTCGCTTTGAGCAGGATCTGCGGGTCACCATCCAGGCTTTGGGATGGCGATCGCCCATCGGCGGACAGCGGCGATATCTCCCGTTGCAGGACGACATCGCCTCGGTGGGTTTCTGGTATCAGGCTGAGCCGCATGCCCCCTTCCCCCCATTTCCCGATCATAATTTCCTTGAGGTGATTTGA